DNA from Solanum stenotomum isolate F172 chromosome 3, ASM1918654v1, whole genome shotgun sequence:
TCAAATACTTCAAACAGCACAGAAACGAGGTTCAAAGTGAACTAAGAAATGGAACCACTAACATCTTGCTTTATGCAACAATATAAACCTCATACAACTGAGATGGAGTAAATCACATACTGTCACAGGGTGAAGCATGCAGCTATAACTTGTCATACGAAAAAAAATTCCATTTGTTTGTTGGAACTAATAAAGTTTCTAAACTTCCATAAGTATTGAGTTGACAAAAACTCAAGATTGACttcaatgaaaatatatttctcgattttaactttcaattgttattgttttttgCTGATTAAGGACTTTCacaatttatttaatcataaaaaaattatcacaaataaaaagattaatgTAATCTTAATAGTGAAACAGGTTAGTAACAAATTTATCAGGGCTAAACAAAAGCAAATGTTTCTTATATGCTTCAATGGAGTTATACCTCAAAACTTGGATAATGCAATTTACATTCAATcgtctcttcattttttttctgcAAAAAGGAACAGAAAGGAATTACTGAAGGCCTCAAGTGTAGTTTCTTTTGACATGAAAAAGATATAGACCAACTGGACAAAGAGGCAAAAGAATGAGTAACTCTAGCTTTATCATCATTTAAGAGGAAAAGATTATGTCTaagagaaaaagataaaatctgACTGAACGCAGAGgaataaacaaagaaatgaaTCGGTTATAACCTTACAGTAGCTGAAGTTCTGCAAATCAACAAATATCTCACCGCAGGAGTCACGGCATTCTACACTGTAAAATGCTACACGCTTTGGCAACTTGCGACATTTTGCATTTACTGATTTCTGCAAGGGAAAACATCAACAAAATGACAATAATAGGTATTTTCTAAACGGTACTAGTTACAAAAgaatctaataattttattcaacaaaagctaaaacatttaattttaacaaataatggAAGTAAGATTTTACTTTTGTCAAAAGGGAGCaacaattaacaacaacaacatcaaactTCTGAAAGAAATCAGCATCGAAGATGGACAGAGCACCTGAAAAGCATAGTATATATAAGTCATATGAGAAATGAAATCCAACAGCATTTGACAAcagaaaatttgattttgacGTTAAATAGACAAAGTTAGTTAACATACATATAGCGCAACAGccaatgaaaataaaaataacaagttcATTCAGGTAATCAAGCTCAAAAAAACACAAGTACAGGCATGTTGGCACCTCCTTCAGTGGTCAGCTTTGGCTTTCAGGAAATGTAATAATATAAGCAATTATCTACACAACAAGGAACCTGAGACTAAATTGGGAGATAGTGAGAATTTTCTTTGGTTGACATTGAGCTGATTCAGATAAGCCGGCTATGGCTGTTTATCAAGAGATTCTAGAGCCTAAGATTACAGGCACTATGTGACACAGAAATTTCCTGATGCACCACGATAGCAAATCAAGAaactcaaatgcttaatttgcaACGATAGCTCAAAAGAAAACAGTTCTTTTTATGAGCCATCCTCAGGTTTCCTATGAAACTTAAGATACTTATCAAAATATCTTTAGCATTCTTTTGATAGATGATGCTTGTGAAATTGTGATGTTGTGCTTAGTTTTCTTTCCagctttttcccttttaaaccCCCATTACTATGTTTCTTTCATCCGGCATTCAACTAAAGACTAACATTCAGCAAATCAAGAATGATATAAGAAGGAATGTATACATCAAGGAACAACAAGTGGAGATGCCAAATTTTGCAAGTTAGAGGAAAGAAGCAAACTAATAGTTTAAGatcaaaagaatataaaaaaaatccaaccTTTCTCTACAGAAACAGAAACCATAGGATTGAAATCCTTCAAAGAATCACAGCAAAGCTCAGCAACAGACTTCCCCCGGAAATCATTTTCATCGGGAGGAGTTAAGAAATTAGCAAATAATAGATCTTCGGTCACCAACCGGTCATCATTTAGTGTCAAACTACCTACTCCAGCTAAAACAATATTCTTGCAGAACTGAAATGAAGGAAAATCATTAAACAGaacataaaggaaaaaaaacatgttAGAACAAGTATAAGAAACTATTTCTCATGAAAAAATGTAAGTAGAAGAAATTACTCAAATTTGATTTCAGCAACTAGCGTTGTAGGCGTTAGATAGGACATAAACTATCAAAGGGCAAATAATCATGATGTTTAGAATATTTATATAACTTGGCAAAAGTGAAAGGTAAACATTACAAAATGGTTATAAGACCAATAAAGTTATATAGTAGTGAATGTTGGACTATTAAAAATGCAACATTTCAAAAAGATCAGTGTCGCGGAAATGCAAAAGCTAAAATGGATGTGTGTTCATACAAAATTAGATAAGATTAAATATGACCACATTTGTCGGAAGGTGCAAGTAGCACACATTGAGGATAAAATGAGAAATTGTCACTTCAGATGATTTGGTCATGTCTTGCATCGACCTCCAGATGAACCAGTATGTAGGTGTGAACCCATGTGAGTGCAGGTGCTAAAAAGGGACAAGGTGAACCAAAAATAACTTGGAAGGAAATTGTCATGAAAGACCTATAATTCCTTGAAATCCATGCAGACTTGACTAAAGATTGGCCACAATGGATAAAGAATCTATATAGATGATATCAACTAGTCGAAAGTATGTTTTTAGTCAAGTTGGAAGGTTTTACTCAGGTCAAAGAATTTTCTAGGAGTACTATAGCCTTATCatagatttattatttatattcctATAAAAGAATGGACAACCCCTAatgttatttgttattattattcaaataaatatttaacttattttctactttaatttgaatgattatttctttataattaTGTGTTAAGTGTCTGAAACAGCTTGCACGCACTTCAACTAATTTTACAAGGTACTTGCTCCTCCCACCATCATAAGTATCGAACAACTAATATCCACCAAGGCTTGAACAAATGTCAAAAATCACCTAGTACTTTTTGCCTTTGCTGGAATCTGAACTTAAAAGACATCAATCCACTTCATTGACTACTAGGTAACAGTCCCTTGGTGCTACTTTTACTTTGTATAATTGTTACATTAGATAGTTTAAATGGAGAAACATGACTCCAACTTGTTTGAGAATGAGACATAGTTGGTAAATTATCACATAACAATCCCAGTTCAAGGAGACAAAACTATAATCAGTGATTAATATGTTCCAAGTATTGATGAATAAACAAAATCCATAAAATACTAGCTAATtaaccttaaaaaaaaaaaagttcaaaaagtaGAAAAAGGTACCTCAACACTAGTTCCTTTCAGTCCACTAACAAACACATTGGATTTGCTGAGCCTGAAGCAAATAACATATACTAATAGAAATTAAAACCCAAATGAAAAGGTTTGTACACAAATTTATGTGTTTAAAACTTACCTTCTCTGAGCATCAACGCCCCAAACCCTAATTTGTCGATCATAGATGGCAGTTTCCTGCTCCGTCAATTGCTCGCCTTCAGTTCCCATTTGCAACCTGAAAAATTCAGTAAAATACATAGATTATTGTTTGTTCAAATCAACATAAACAAATTGCGACCATAAAAACAGCTAATAGCAATAGCAACAAATTGAATAAAGGGCATACATGGAAATTCGAGAAGAAGACGAAGTAGTGCTAAAAGAGCTTACACTCAAAAGGCAGAACAACTGAAGACGCGGAAGATATTTGCAGACGAATAATGTATTCAACTTCTccaaattgttttctttttgtgcaTCAATTTGCCAAAATACTAAAATTAGAACTGATGAAAATTACCTCTCTTTATAAACCCTTGTTTGCTTATAAATATACCCCACTGTCCCAATTCTggagtttgaaaaataaatttacatatttaaaaatttgtacATCAAAATCTATAAATTACAAcattcaagaaatttaaaattttaaatacgactgatttaataaaatatatattgtatttattaatttctagTAGTTGTGATTTTGCTTAGGTACTTCTTGTAGTCCATATAAATTGAATTGctgagacttttttttttatgttttaacttttatttaatGAGATTTTAGCTACTTTACTATTTCTAGTAAATTAGTttggaaataattaaaatggtaataatgaaaaatagtctttaatttatgtcgttaattatttttcttatagaGTTTGTCATACCTCAACAATTCACTAAGAGCTTGTTTGGATGGActtaaaaattgttcaaatctacttttaagtcattattagcttttgaaagtgtttaattaatttcaaaagtTACTTTTAAAAAAGTGCTTATGTAATTTCACCATCTTCCATATTTATGTAGAAGTGCTTCTAGtaaagcaataaaataattgaagtgTTACTTTAATAtgttactccctttgtcccatattatcaaattacttttaattttacacaatatttaagaaatcataaataaaatggtCACATTTACTAATTTATCTTTTATCCATATTAATGAATATCAAGATAATTTATAATGATATTGACAAAAGATATCACTGGAACTTATGTATATTCATTTCAATATAGTCACTACATAgtgaaaaaaaaacttcttttttccaaaatttaaaaaacatttcaatAATATGCAAAATTTCTCGGAggcaaaaaaaattacatgaaatatcGTTAATGGATCTTCAACTTTCTCTACAACAACTtttattggttttttttttaatcttcaaattttggcagattaattataacttgtCGTTTCACTATTCTATTTGATCTCTGCATTAAATTAATGCTCTCACTTTATAAGTTGTTTTTAGTTATTCATGTGTATATTTGTTCTTAAACAATTTCATTACCCCCTCTGTCCCATATTAACTTATCacctttctaaaaataaatgtcCCAAATTACTTGATCActtactaaattaaaataaaattaattaaatttttctcattttacctCTATAATTAATATTCATCATCATGTTCAATGTTCCCAAATTTTCTCTTTGAAAGCTTAAACAAAGTTAAAGTTCCTAGAATTTCTCTTTTCAAAGAGTTCATTAAATACTTAATTACTCATGTACTTATGTTTTCACCCACTTTTATGGGTGAGAGTATGAGTACAAAtgagtaattaaatatttgatgaacTTTTTGGAAGAAGAAATTCTaggaattttaattttgtttaagcTTTCAAAGAAGATATTTGGGAACATTAAGCAGGATGATGAGTATTAGTTATAggaataaaatgagaaaaaattaattaattttatcttaatttaattaatcatcAAATAATTTaggatatatatttttaaaaagatgatcAGTTAATATGAGACACGAGagtattttaaggaaaaattagaCAATT
Protein-coding regions in this window:
- the LOC125860372 gene encoding SUMO-activating enzyme subunit 1B-1-like; translation: MGTEGEQLTEQETAIYDRQIRVWGVDAQRRLSKSNVFVSGLKGTSVEFCKNIVLAGVGSLTLNDDRLVTEDLLFANFLTPPDENDFRGKSVAELCCDSLKDFNPMVSVSVEKGALSIFDADFFQKFDVVVVNCCSLLTKKSVNAKCRKLPKRVAFYSVECRDSCGEIFVDLQNFSYCKKKNEETIECKLHYPSFEEAIAVPWRSLPKRMSKLYYAMRVIERFEELEGRNPGETSVDDLPNVQKLRKELCEAHCLNESHIPDSLLRRLMASTSEFPPVCAIVGGILGQEVIKAISGKGDPLKNFFFFDAMDGKGIIEDISNVNN